One window from the genome of Nicotiana sylvestris chromosome 9, ASM39365v2, whole genome shotgun sequence encodes:
- the LOC104230762 gene encoding uncharacterized protein, giving the protein MVDNHNQWHEKLPFALLGYGTIVRTSTGATPYMLVYGTEAVISAEVEIPFLIIIQEAKISDVERIRSRYEHLAITNGKTMNVVCHGQLYQNKMSKAFNKRVRPQQFAQGQLVLKQIFPHQDEAKGKFSPNWQGPYMFYRVLTGGALILVEMDGDICPKPMNSNAIKRCYI; this is encoded by the coding sequence ATGGTAGACAACCACAaccaatggcacgagaaattaccatttgccttATTGGGGTACGGTACcatagttcgcacatcaaccggagcaactccctacatgttggtctaCGGTACTGAAGCTGTCATTTCCGCCGAGGTCGAAATTCCTTTTTTGATAATTATACAAGAAGCAAAAATCAGTGATGTAGAAAGGATACGGAGCCGCTATGAACATTTGGCTATTACTAACGGGAAAACAATGAATGTGGTatgtcatggtcagctttatcaaaacaaaatgtctaaagctttcaacaaaagggttagaccccaACAGTTTGCACAGGGGCAGCTGGTGCTAAAGCAGATCTTTccacatcaggatgaagccaaaggaaagttttcacccaactggcaaggtccttatatGTTTTAtcgagtactaacaggaggagcactcatacttgtagaaatggatggagaTATTTGTCCAAAACCTATGAACTCAAATGCAATCAAGAGATGCTATATTTAG
- the LOC138877381 gene encoding uncharacterized protein: MQNRAESSLVAEVKENQFVYPLLAQLKEGILKYKTTDFSFGMNDGTLWHQNRLCVPDIDGLRERIMAEAHTSRYSVHPGSTKIYHDLKEINSWNNMKIDVADFVAKRPNCQQVVGDPSIIVPVETMEVNEELSYEEVPVAIFDRQVRKLRNKEIPSVKVLWQNQQVEEATWEADDENMGEYEEEMEAEMEENPFADRE; this comes from the exons atgcagaatagggctgaatcatcgcttgtggcaGAGGTGAAAGAGAATCAATTTGTGTATCCgttgttagcacaactgaaagaggggattctcAAATACAAAACCACAGATTTTTCCTTTGGTATGAACGATGGTACCCTATGGCACCAAaaccgcctatgtgttcctgatatcgacggtcttcgggaaaggatcatggcagaagctcacacttccaggtattctgTGCACCCAGGTTCCACGAAAAtttatcatgatctcaaggaaattaattcgtggaataacatgaagatagatgtggcggactttgtggcaaaacgtccgaattgtcagcaa gtagtgggagatccgtccattattgtgccagttgaaactatgGAGGTAAATGAAgaactatcatatgaagaagttccagttgccattTTTGATAGGCAGGTtcggaaattgagaaataaaGAAATTCCATCCGTGAAAGTATTATGGCAGAACCAacaagttgaggaagccacttgggaagccgatgAT GAAAACATGGGCGaatatgaagaagaaatggaggcagaaatggaagaaaatccttttgcggATAGAGAGTAG